A window from Primulina eburnea isolate SZY01 chromosome 2, ASM2296580v1, whole genome shotgun sequence encodes these proteins:
- the LOC140824105 gene encoding uncharacterized protein — protein sequence MALDQMKVEGFEFEPISTPLYEFAGHAIPPLGQIFLPLSLGHEPWRVTKMTTFTVVDTPSVYNGIMGRPALKDFRNVTSTYHQKLKFPVGKGVGVLCGDKKVVRWCYEGIVKEEGKRAQVEGGTHYLLTGQSHRIRLVSSKDHRDTLDVAEHRLNILPNARLLVGSTTGHQYLCMLDAYQWYHQIPLAVEDQDKVGRNVEVYVDDIMVKSKDSTQLIPDLVEAFSTLRSYGLKLKPQKCISGVRDENFLGYMVTERGIEANPEKVRAIQDTVPPRGPNDGQKLTWRIAALARFILRFAHRSLAFFRNLRTAKNFE from the exons ATGGCTCTAGACCAGATGAAGGTGGAAGGGTTTGAGTTTGAGCCGATCTCTACTCCTCTTTATGAGTTTGCAGGACATGCCATTCCACCATTGGGTCAGATTTTCCTCCCTCTATCTTTGGGGCATGAGCCATGGCGTGTAACAAAGATGACAACATTTACTGTGGTGGACACCCCATCAGTATATAATGGAATTATGGGAAGGCCAGCCTTAAAGGATTTTAGAAATGTAACTTCCACATATCATCAGAAGCTGAAATTTCCGGTGGGAAAGGGGGTTGGAGTCTTGTGTGGGGACAAGAAAGTCGTGCGTTGGTGTTATGAAGGAATAGTGAAGGAAGAGGGAAAGAGGGCACAAGTGGAG GGAGGAACTCATTACTTGCTTACAGGCCAATCTCACCGTATTCGCTTGGTCAGCTCCAAAGATCACCGGGACACCCTGGATGTGGCGGAGCATCGGTTGAATATCTTGCCGAATGCCCGCCTG TTAGTGGGCTCCACAACTGGACATCAATATCTGTGCATGTTGGATGCTTATCAATGGTACCACCAAATCCCATTGGCTGTGGAGGACCAAGATAAA GTTGGAAGGAATGTCGAAGTGTACGTGGACGACATCATGGTAAAGTCAAAGGACTCAACCCAGCTCATACCTGATTTGGTGGAGGCATTTTCCACCCTCAGGTCCTATGGACTGAAGTTGAAACCTCAGAAGTGTATCTCCGGGGTGAGGGACGAGAATTTTTTGGGTTACATGGTAACAGAGAGGGGGATTGAGGCTAACCCCGAGAAAGTTCGAGCTATTCAAGACACGGTTCCTCCTCGAGGACCCAATGATGGGCAAAAGTTAACATGGAGGATTGCTGCGCTGGCAAGGTTTATCTTGAGATTTGCTCACAGAAGCTTAGCGTTCTTCCGGAATTTGCGAACGGCGAAAAATTTTGAATGA